The Janthinobacterium tructae genome contains the following window.
TGTGCAGGCCGCATTCCTTGGAGTCCGGGTTTTCCCACCACCAGCGTCCGGCGCGCACATCTTCGCCCGGCTGCACGGCCCGCGTGCACGGTTCGCAGCCGATCGACGGGTAGCCCTGGTCGTGCAGCGCGTTGTAGGGCACGTCGTTGGCACGGATATAGTCCCACACATCCTGCTCGGACCAGTCGGCCAGCGGATTAAATTTTGTCATCGCGTGCGCCGGATCGTCTTCCTGCACGTGCAGTTCGGCGCGCGTGGTGGACTGGGCGCGGCGCTGGCCCGTGACCCAGGCCTTGTTGCCGGCCAGGGCGCGGCCCAGCGGCTCGACCTTGCGGATGCGGCAGCATTCGCGGCGCATCTCGACGCTGTTGTAGAACGCATTGAGGCCATTCTGTTCCACGTAGGCGGCCACCGCTGCGGGCTGCGGGCGGTACAGGGTGATGTCGTGGTCGTAGCGAGCCTTGACCTTGTCGAGCACGGCCAGGGTTTCCTGGTGCAGCCGGCCTGTTTCCAGGGAAAAGATGCCGATTGGCAGCTTTGCCTTGAGAATCATGTCGGTCAGCACCATGTCTTCGGCTGCCAGGCTGGACGCGAACACGGCCGGCGAGAATTCCGCGGCGATGCGTGTCAGCGTTTGCTCGGTGGCGTCAATCAAAGAAGTCAAATCGCTCATGATTGGTCCTCAGATGCCGGCCGCGTTGTCGAGGTCAGGATTCTGGCCTTCGCGCTGGTGGCGGCGGAACAGCGGCGATTTCTGATCCCACGAGGCTTGGTAGGTTTCTGAAAAGACCGATAAACCTTTCAGGGCGTCATGGATGCTGCGGTCGGGCCGCGTCGCATAAGCGTCAAAGCCTACCCTGTGCATGGAAAACAGCTGGTCGCGCAGCACGTCGCCGATGGCGCGCAATTCACCCTGGAAACCCAGGCGGGCGCGCAGGTTGAAGGCGATGGAATAGCCGCGGCCATCCGTGAATTTCGGGAAGTCCACGCCGATGACGGGCAGTTGCGCCACGTCGGCGGCCAGTTCTTCCGGGCGCTCGTCGCTGGCCAGCCAGACGCCGATGTCGGGCAGGCGCGCGGCCAGGGTATCGCGCTGGGCTTGCCACACGGGCAGCGGTACGATGACCTTGCCGGCAGGCACGACCACCGTTTCCGGCGTGTCGTTTTCATCGAGGCGCAGCAAGCCCCAGGTATTTGGCACCACGGCGGCGTTCTTGATGATTTCTTCGCGTACTTCAAACATATTCGTCTTCTCCCACCAGGTTGCCGACCGTGATCGGCGTTGCATATACGTGTTCCTTGAACGGCGCCAGGCCCAGGCGCTGGGCCGTATCGACGAAGCGCTCGCCTTCGTGGCGGTCGCGCACGTAGACGTGCAGCAGGCGGCCGATGACTTCAGGCATCTGCAGGGAAGAGAACGATGGTCCGATGATCTTGCCGATGGCGGCGTTGTTGCCTTGCGCGCCGCCGATCGACACTTGATACCATTCGCTGCCATCCTTGTCGACGCCGAGGATGCCGATGCTGCCCACGTGATGGTGGCCGCAGGCATTGATGCAGCCGGAAATATTCAGTTCGATCTCGCCGATGTCGTGCTGGAAGTCGATGCTGTCGAAGCGTTCCGCGATGGCGGCCGCGATCGGCAGCGACTTGGCGTTCGCCAGCGAGCAGAAATCGCCACCGGGGCAGCAGATCATGTCCGTCAGCAAGCCGATGTTCGGCGTGGCCAGGCCGTGCGCCTTGGCTTCCTGCCACAGCTTGAACAGTTTTGACTGCTCGACGTCGGCCAGCACCAGGTTTTGCTCATGCGTCACGCGCAGTTCGCCAAAGCTGTAGCGGTCGGAGAGATCGGCCGCGAAATCGATCTGCTCGGCCGTCGCGTCGCCCGGTGGCACGCCCGTTTTTTTGAGCGACAGCACCACGGCGACATAGCCGGGGCGCTGGTGTGGCTTGACGTTGCGCGCCAGCCAGTTCACATACGCCTTGTTGTCCGCGTGTTCGGCCTTGTAGTCGAGTTCCGGCAGGGCAAGGTAGGCGGGCGGATTGAAAAAGTCCGCCACGCGCTGCATTTCCTCGGTGGTCAATGTTTCCGGACCATCCTTCAAATCGACCCACTCCGCTTCCACCTGGCGCGTGAATTCTTCCACGCCGATGGCTTTCAACAGAATCTTGATGCGCGCCTTGTATTTGTTGTCGCGGCGGCCGTGCAGGTTGTACACGCGCATGATGGCCTGGATGTACGTCAGCAAATGCTGCCATGGCAGGAAGTCGCGCACGACGCTGCCCAGTATCGGCGTGCGGCCCATGCCGCCGCCGGCCATTACCTTGAAGCCCACCTCTCCAGCGGCGTTGCGCACGGCCGTCAAGCCGATATCGTGCACGGCGATGGCGGCGCGGTCTTCCTCTGCGCCATTGATGGCGACCTTGAATTTACGCGGCAGGGCGATGAACTCGGGGTGGAAGGTGCTCCACTGGCGCAACACTTCCGCATACGGGCGCGGATCGATGATTTCATCGGCGGCGACACCGGCGTACGGGTCCGATGTTGTATTACGGATACAGTTGCCGGACGTCTGGATCGCGTGCATTTCCACGGAAGCCAGGTCGGTCAGGATATCGGGAGTCTGTTCCAGTTCGATCCAGTTGAACTGGATGTTCTGGCGCGTGGTGAAGTGGCCATAGCCGCGGTCATACTTGCGCGCGATGTGCGCGAACATGCGCATCTGCGTCGACGACAGCAAGCCGTACGGCACGGCGATGCGCAGCATGTAGGCGTGGCGTTGCATGTACAGGCCGTTTTGCAGGCGCAGCGGGATGAATTCCTCTTCCGTCAGTTCATTGGCGATACGGCGCGCAACCTGGTCTCGGTACTGGGCGATGCGCTCTTTGATGATGAGGTGGTCGTACTGATCGTAATGGTACATATCAATTCCTAAAAAAGCCGGGGTACTGGAAGACTGCCTGGGATGATGTTGTGGATACTGCTCTTGTCTTTAATAGATTAGCTTTATTGCCACGCCGGTCAAGGTCATCGCCAGCAGCACTCTTAAAAACTGTTCCGGCACGGAGCGGGCCACCCAGGAGCCGAGCGTGATGCCGGGCAGGGAGCCGACCAGCAGCGAGGCCAGCAATTCCCAGTGGATGGAACCGAGCCACCAGTGGCCCAGGGCGGCGATGGCCGTCAGGGGGACGGCGTAGGCGATATCGGTGCCCGCCACTTCGGCCGAGGTCATGCGTGGATACAGCATCACCAGCAAGGTGGCGCCGATGGCGCCGGCACCGATCGACGAGACCGTCACCAGCACGCCCAGCACGGCGCCGGCGATGATGGTCGCGGCGGCAAGCTTGTTGCCTTGTAATTGTTTCTCAGGGTGCGCGTTGATCCAGGCCAGCATGCGGCCCTTGAAGATCAGCGCCACGACGGTCAGCAGCACGGAGGCGGCGATCGAGTAACGGATGATCTGGCCGATTTCCGGCGACAGGGTGCCGAACGATTTCAGCGCCAGGGTCGCGACGACGGCGGCAGGCAGGGCGCCGATGCACAGGCGCTTGACGATATCCCAGCGGATGGTGCCACGCAGGCGGTGCGTCAGGGTGCCGGCGCTCTTGGTGATTGAGGCGAACGCCAGGTCGGTGCCCACGGCCACGGAAGGCGGTACGCCAAACAGCAGGGTTAACAGCGGCGTCATCAGCGAGCCGCCGCCCACGCCGGTCATTCCTACGAGTAATCCTACGGCAAATCCTGAGACTATATAAGACAAAGTCATGCTTGCACCCCCAAAGTACCCGCAATAGTAATAAACTTAGTGTTTATTCCAAACTACTTAGTACGCATTTGCTTATATGCGATATGCGTATATGCATGAACGCAAAATCATGGGTAGGGCGGAAACTCGGTAAATTACGGCAATCTAGGGCAAACCAGCAATGAATCTCCATCAACTGCGCTTCGTGCGCGAAGCGGTTCGTCAGAACTATAACCTGACGGATGCCGCCAAGGCCTTGTTTACGTCGCAACCGGGCGTATCGAAAGCCATCATCGAGCTGGAGGAAGAGCTGGGCGTGGATATTTTTACACGCCACGGCAAGCGCATCCGCGGCTTGACGGAGCCGGGCCGCCTGGTGCTGGAATCGGTCGAGCTGATCATGCAGGAAATCGACAGCATGAAGCGCATCGGCAAGGAATTCGCGGCGCAGGACAGCGGCAGCTTTACCATTGCCACCACGCATACGCAGGCGCGCTACACCTTGCCCAAGGTGGTGCAAGCCTTCATGCTGAAGTTCCCCAAGGTACGCTTATCTTTGCTGCAAGGCAACCCACGCCAGATCGCCGAGATGGTGCAGCGCGACCAGGCCGATCTTGCCATCGCCACGGAATCGATTGCCGCCATCGATGGCCTGATTACCTTGCCCTGCTATCAATGGGAGCACGTGGTGGTGGTGCCGGTCGACCATCCGCTGCTCAAATCGAAGTCCGTAACCCTGGAAGAAATCGCTGCCTTCCCCCTGATTACCTATGACAGCGCGTTTGCCGGACGCAACAAGATCGACCACGCTTTCGTGCTGCGCGGCCTGAAGCCGGACATCTTGCTGGAAGCCATCGATGCCGACGTCATCAAGACTTATGTCGAGTTGGGCATGGGGATTGGTATCATAGCGGGTATGGCCTTTGATGCCGAACGCGACAAAGGCTTGCGCTCCATCCCTGTCGGCCACCTGTTCGGCATGAATGTGTCGCGCGTGGCCGTCAAGCAGGGCGCGTATTTGCGCAGCTATATTTATACCTTTATCGAGTTGCTGACGCCGACCCTGAACCGCAAGCTCATTGAGCAGGCGATGAGCGGTGATAAAGAGCACTACGAACTATAACAATGCATGAAGTCGGCCGGGCGATGTGCCTGGCCAAGATTATTTAAGAAGAGAAGAAACAATGATTACCGATCAGCTTGCCAAATATTACGCCACCATCGCGCAGCAGTACGAGCGCGTCTATGACAAGCCCGAACGCCAGGAAGACCTGGAAGTGTTGCGCGACAAGGTTGCCGACGTGCTCGAAGGCCACACCGTGCTGGAACTGGCCTGCGGTACCGGCTACTGGACGGAAGTGGTCGCCGAGTCGGCCGAGTCCGTGCTGGCCACCGATATCAACGATGAAATGCTGGCGCTGGCCCAAGCCCGCGGCTTGCCCGACAACGTCACCTTCGCCAAGCTCGACGCATTCAACTTGCCCGATGACTTGCTGGGCAAGTTTACGGCTGTGTTCGCCGGTTTCTGGTGGTCGCACGTCAAGCGCGAAGACCAGGACAAATACCTGAAGCAATTGCGCAACAAGCTGGGCAAGGACATCCTGCTGGTGCTGATCGACAATTCTTATGTTGATGGCAGCAGCACGGTCATCGCGCGCACTGACTTGCTGGGCAATACCCACCAGTTCCGCACGACGGATGCCGGCGAGCGCTATGAAGTGCTGAAGAATTTCCCGTCGGATAGTCATCTGCGCAAGAAGTTTGCCCACTCGGCCCGTGAAATCCGCATGAAGCGCCTGGAATACTATTGGCTGCTGAGCTGCCGTCTGAAATAAAGCTGATCTTTCTATATGGTAGGTCGGATTAGCGGCGCAGCCGCGTAATCCGACACCGCCGCCTTGCCAACAAGGTTGTCGGATTACGCGTGGCCTTGCCCCGCTAATCCGACCTGAGGTAAATTGGCCTCACGCCGTATGAACCGCCCTCGGGCGGTTTTTTTTCGCCTGTTGTTTTTATCTGACACGATGTTGTGCCAAAAAGCAACATATTGTCGATGTCATATTGTTGAAGTATTTCGTGGGCATGATTCGGTTCAGCAGCTAAGCAGCTCAGCAGCAGCTCAACTTGTCCAACCTAATGTAGAGAATCTCAAGTGAAAAAAATTACTCTGGCAGCATTGATCATCGGCACCTTCGCAGCAGCTACGGCGCAAGCACAATCGAACGTTACCGTGTATGGTCTGGTTGACCTCGGTATCGCCAAGACCACTGGCCAGCCGACGGTGCAACGCGAAAACAATGCGTCGCGCCTCGGTTTCAAGGGTACGGAAGATCTGGGTGGCGGCCTGTCCGCAATTTTCAACCTGGAAAGTGAATTCCTGGCCGACACCGGCGCGCAAAAGGGTGTGTTGTTCGACCGTCAAGCTTACGTGGGTTTGAAAGGCGCGTTTGGTACCGCCATTCTGGGCCGCACCAAGAATCTGGTCGATGGCACCATCGCCCGCGTCGACCCATTCAACACCTACGGCGTGGTTGGCAAGAACAATGAAACCCTGCTGCGTTCGGGCGTCGGCTCGTCGCGCGTGAACAATGCCGTGACCTACAACAGCCCAAGCTTTGAAGGTTTCGTGGGCAGCCTGCAGTACGTACTGAGCGAAGTCAACAGCGCTGACGCAGGCGTGATCGGCCTGGCAACCTACGACAATGGCCCGATCAGCTTGCACGCCGGCTACGAGAAAGCCGTGCAAGCAACGGCAACGGCCGCCAAGCCTGATCTGTGGTCCATCGGTGGCGGCTATAAATTCGGCCCGGCCAAGATCACGGCCGCCTACTCGAAAGGCGACACCAAGGTGGCTGCCAACGGCGAATTCAAGTCCTACCTGATCGGCCTGAACTACACGGTTGGCGGCGGCGATGCCAAAGTGTCGTACGGTAAGCAAGAGCAAAGCAACAACAAGGTCAAGGATCAGGACACCATCAAGGAATTCGGCGTCGGCTACGATTACCACCTGTCGAAGCGTACCGACGTGTACGCCTACGCTGGCCGCGAGCGCGTCAAGTCGCTGACTTCGTACCAGATCGGCCTGGCACACAAATTCTAAGTATCATTCGATGTGATGGAGTGGAGGCGCCTGCGGGCGCCTTTTTTATTGCGTTGCGGCTTCTGCCGCCCCGGCATGCATGGGCAGCGAGATGTCGATGCGTGTGCCGCCCAGTTCGTTATCGGCGCCGATATGGATGCTGCCGTTCAAGCCCCACACCCGCTCGCGCATGCCCAGCAGTCCCAAGGCCGCAGCTTTTTCCAGGTCATGTTCGGCAATGCCGCGGCCGTCATCCTGAATGGTGATCGCCAGCGAGGAATCGATGCGGTGCAGGGCGATGGTGATGTGGCTGGCCTCGGCATGGCGCGCGATATTCGTCAGCGCTTCTTGCACGATGCGGTAAATGGCCGTGCTGCGCGCGTCGTCGAGCACGAGGTCGGCCTCGTCGGCCAGCAAGTCAAAATGGATGGCGCGGCGCAACAGAAAGTCGTGGCGCAATTTTTGCAGCGCGAAATACAAGCCTCCTTCATCGAGCGCGCGTGGGCGCAGGTTGCTGGCGATGCGCCGCAGCGAAGTGATGGCCGTCACCAGCAAGCCATCCATGCTTTGCAGCAACGCTTGCAGGGACCCGGTGGTGTCCGAGTGCTGGCGCACCAGGGTCAGGTCGCCGCGCAGGGTGGCCAGCAATTGCCCCAGGTCGTCATGCAGTTCGCGCGCGATATGCTTGCGTTCCTCTTCGCGGATCGATTGCAGAGCGCTCGACAATTCACGCAATTGCGAAAAGGAGCGGGCCAGCTGTTCATGCATCTGCTGGCGCGCGCTGATATCGCGCACGATGATGGTAAACACACTATGGCCGTCTTCTTGCATGGCCGAGAGCGAGCCTTCGAGGGGAAACATGGCGCCATCGCTGCGCCGTCCCGTCAGGGTGTAGTCGGTGGCGCGCCGGCCCGTCAGGCGCAGCTCCTGGCTGATGTCGCCAAACGGTGGATCGCCCTCGTGCCTGCCCAGGCTGCGCAAGTCGCGCAGGATGTAGTGGCCCAGGTGCCTGCCGCGCATGCCGGCCGGCGTGTCGTCGAACAATCTGGCTGCCGCCGCGTTCGCATGCAGAATGAATTGCGCGCTATCGATACTGATGATGGCGTCGCTGGCGCTGTCGATGATGGCTTGCCCGCGCGCCTGCTGTTGCCGGCGGGCTTTCAGCGGAGGAAACAAGCACAGCAATAGCGCCGCCGCCATGCCCAGCGGCAGGATGCGCAGCAGTGTGGGACTGCCTCGGTCTGGCATATGGGCTTCTCCTTGCGAACGTGAACGAATGCAGGGCAGGAATGATGGACGGGACTTTATGTAGCCTATGCCTGCTGGGGCGGCGCGGCTTGATGTGGCGCAGGAAGGGGGGAGGAAGAGATCAAGGCGCCGCGCCGGCATGGGCCGGGCGGCAGCGAGCGACTTACATTTGCTTGAACAGGTGCAAGAAGCTACGGCTCACTTCGAGCTTGTCGGATTTGCCTTTGATGAGTACCAGGTGGCGGCCGCGGATGTCGCGCGTCACGCCTTCGATGGCATTCACGTTGACCAGGGTAGCGCGGTGGATTTGCCAGAACAGCGCAGGATCGAGCTCTTCTGCCAGATCGCGCACGGGCTTGCGGATCAGTGCCTCGTACTTGGCGGTTTGCACGCAGGTGTATTTCTCGTCCGAACGGAAAAATAAAATCTCTTCCACGGGGATCATGCGCAAGTCCTGACCGATGCTGGCCTGTATCCATTGCAAATAGGTGGGCTTGGCCGTGATTTTCTCCGCCAGCTGCGAC
Protein-coding sequences here:
- a CDS encoding phosphoadenylyl-sulfate reductase, whose product is MSDLTSLIDATEQTLTRIAAEFSPAVFASSLAAEDMVLTDMILKAKLPIGIFSLETGRLHQETLAVLDKVKARYDHDITLYRPQPAAVAAYVEQNGLNAFYNSVEMRRECCRIRKVEPLGRALAGNKAWVTGQRRAQSTTRAELHVQEDDPAHAMTKFNPLADWSEQDVWDYIRANDVPYNALHDQGYPSIGCEPCTRAVQPGEDVRAGRWWWENPDSKECGLHMVDGKLIRIKSVAA
- a CDS encoding PAS domain-containing sensor histidine kinase — protein: MPDRGSPTLLRILPLGMAAALLLCLFPPLKARRQQQARGQAIIDSASDAIISIDSAQFILHANAAAARLFDDTPAGMRGRHLGHYILRDLRSLGRHEGDPPFGDISQELRLTGRRATDYTLTGRRSDGAMFPLEGSLSAMQEDGHSVFTIIVRDISARQQMHEQLARSFSQLRELSSALQSIREEERKHIARELHDDLGQLLATLRGDLTLVRQHSDTTGSLQALLQSMDGLLVTAITSLRRIASNLRPRALDEGGLYFALQKLRHDFLLRRAIHFDLLADEADLVLDDARSTAIYRIVQEALTNIARHAEASHITIALHRIDSSLAITIQDDGRGIAEHDLEKAAALGLLGMRERVWGLNGSIHIGADNELGGTRIDISLPMHAGAAEAATQ
- a CDS encoding CysB family HTH-type transcriptional regulator — encoded protein: MNLHQLRFVREAVRQNYNLTDAAKALFTSQPGVSKAIIELEEELGVDIFTRHGKRIRGLTEPGRLVLESVELIMQEIDSMKRIGKEFAAQDSGSFTIATTHTQARYTLPKVVQAFMLKFPKVRLSLLQGNPRQIAEMVQRDQADLAIATESIAAIDGLITLPCYQWEHVVVVPVDHPLLKSKSVTLEEIAAFPLITYDSAFAGRNKIDHAFVLRGLKPDILLEAIDADVIKTYVELGMGIGIIAGMAFDAERDKGLRSIPVGHLFGMNVSRVAVKQGAYLRSYIYTFIELLTPTLNRKLIEQAMSGDKEHYEL
- a CDS encoding class I SAM-dependent methyltransferase, which translates into the protein MITDQLAKYYATIAQQYERVYDKPERQEDLEVLRDKVADVLEGHTVLELACGTGYWTEVVAESAESVLATDINDEMLALAQARGLPDNVTFAKLDAFNLPDDLLGKFTAVFAGFWWSHVKREDQDKYLKQLRNKLGKDILLVLIDNSYVDGSSTVIARTDLLGNTHQFRTTDAGERYEVLKNFPSDSHLRKKFAHSAREIRMKRLEYYWLLSCRLK
- a CDS encoding DUF934 domain-containing protein, with translation MFEVREEIIKNAAVVPNTWGLLRLDENDTPETVVVPAGKVIVPLPVWQAQRDTLAARLPDIGVWLASDERPEELAADVAQLPVIGVDFPKFTDGRGYSIAFNLRARLGFQGELRAIGDVLRDQLFSMHRVGFDAYATRPDRSIHDALKGLSVFSETYQASWDQKSPLFRRHQREGQNPDLDNAAGI
- a CDS encoding nitrite/sulfite reductase, which gives rise to MYHYDQYDHLIIKERIAQYRDQVARRIANELTEEEFIPLRLQNGLYMQRHAYMLRIAVPYGLLSSTQMRMFAHIARKYDRGYGHFTTRQNIQFNWIELEQTPDILTDLASVEMHAIQTSGNCIRNTTSDPYAGVAADEIIDPRPYAEVLRQWSTFHPEFIALPRKFKVAINGAEEDRAAIAVHDIGLTAVRNAAGEVGFKVMAGGGMGRTPILGSVVRDFLPWQHLLTYIQAIMRVYNLHGRRDNKYKARIKILLKAIGVEEFTRQVEAEWVDLKDGPETLTTEEMQRVADFFNPPAYLALPELDYKAEHADNKAYVNWLARNVKPHQRPGYVAVVLSLKKTGVPPGDATAEQIDFAADLSDRYSFGELRVTHEQNLVLADVEQSKLFKLWQEAKAHGLATPNIGLLTDMICCPGGDFCSLANAKSLPIAAAIAERFDSIDFQHDIGEIELNISGCINACGHHHVGSIGILGVDKDGSEWYQVSIGGAQGNNAAIGKIIGPSFSSLQMPEVIGRLLHVYVRDRHEGERFVDTAQRLGLAPFKEHVYATPITVGNLVGEDEYV
- a CDS encoding porin, with amino-acid sequence MKKITLAALIIGTFAAATAQAQSNVTVYGLVDLGIAKTTGQPTVQRENNASRLGFKGTEDLGGGLSAIFNLESEFLADTGAQKGVLFDRQAYVGLKGAFGTAILGRTKNLVDGTIARVDPFNTYGVVGKNNETLLRSGVGSSRVNNAVTYNSPSFEGFVGSLQYVLSEVNSADAGVIGLATYDNGPISLHAGYEKAVQATATAAKPDLWSIGGGYKFGPAKITAAYSKGDTKVAANGEFKSYLIGLNYTVGGGDAKVSYGKQEQSNNKVKDQDTIKEFGVGYDYHLSKRTDVYAYAGRERVKSLTSYQIGLAHKF
- a CDS encoding sulfite exporter TauE/SafE family protein, with protein sequence MTLSYIVSGFAVGLLVGMTGVGGGSLMTPLLTLLFGVPPSVAVGTDLAFASITKSAGTLTHRLRGTIRWDIVKRLCIGALPAAVVATLALKSFGTLSPEIGQIIRYSIAASVLLTVVALIFKGRMLAWINAHPEKQLQGNKLAAATIIAGAVLGVLVTVSSIGAGAIGATLLVMLYPRMTSAEVAGTDIAYAVPLTAIAALGHWWLGSIHWELLASLLVGSLPGITLGSWVARSVPEQFLRVLLAMTLTGVAIKLIY